In Amphiprion ocellaris isolate individual 3 ecotype Okinawa chromosome 2, ASM2253959v1, whole genome shotgun sequence, the genomic stretch GTCTCTCTGGTCTAGAACGGTTCTATGATGGTTTCTGCTGAACGTTTCTCCGTCTCTCTGGTCTAGAACGATTCTATGATGGTTTCTGCTGAACGTTTCTCCGTCTCTCTGGTCTAGAACGGTTCTATGACGGTTTCTGAATGTTTCTCCGTCTCTCTGGTCTAGAACGGTTCTATGACGGTTTCTGAATGTTTCTCCGTCTCTCTGGTCTAGAACGGTTCTATGATGGTTTCTGCTGAACGTTTCTCCGTCTCTCTGGTCTAGAACGATTCTATGATGGTTTCTGCTGAACGTTTCTCCGTCTCTCTGGTCTAGAACGGTTCTATGACGGTTTCTGAATGTTTCTCCGTCTCTCTGGTCTAGAACGGTTCTATGACGGTTTCTGAATGTTTCTCCGTCTCTCTGGTCTAGAACGGTTCTATGATGGTTTCTGCTGAACGTTTCTCCGTCTCTCTGGTCTAGAACGGTTCTATGACGGTTTCTGAATGTTTCTCCGTCTCTCTGGTCTAGAACGGTTCTATGATGGTTTCTGCTGAACGTTTCTCCGTCTCTCTGGTCTAGAACGGTTCTATGATGGTTTCTGCTGAACGTTTCTCCGTCTCTCTGGTTTAGAACGGTTCTATGACGGTTTCTGAACGTTTCTCCGTCTCTTTGGTCTAGAACGGTTCTATGACGGTTTCTGCTGAATGTTTCTTCGTCTCTCTGGTTTAGAACGGTTCTATGATGGTTTCTGCTGAACGTTTCTCCGTCTCTTTGGTCTAGAACGGTTCTATGACGGTTTCTGCTGAATGTTTCTTCGTCTCTCTGGTTTAGAACGGTTCTATGATGGTTTCTGCTGAACGTTTCTCCGTCTCTGGTTTAGAACGGTTCTATGGCGGTTTCTGAACGTTTCTCCGTCTCTGGTCTAGAACGGTTCTATGACGGTTTCTGCTGAATGTTTCTTCGTCTCTCTGGTTTAGAACGGTTCTATGATGGTTTCTGCTGAACGTTTCTCCGTCTCTGGTTTAGAACGGTTCTATGGCGGTTTCTGAACGTTTCTCCGTCTCTGGTCTAGAACGGTTCTATGACGGTTTCTGCTGAACGTTTCTTCGTCTCTCTGGTCTAGAACGGTTCTATGACGGTTTCTGCTGAACGTTTCTTCGTCTCTCTGGTCTAGAACGGTTCTATGACGGTTTCTGCTGAACGTTTCTCCGTCTCTGGTCTAGAACGGTTCTATGACGGTTTCTGCTGAACGTTTCTCCGTCTCTGGTCTAGAACGGTTCTATGATGGTTTCTGCTGAACGTTTCTTCGTCTCTCTGGTCTAGAACGGTTCTATGACGGTTTCTGCTGAACGTTTCTTCGTCTCTCTGGTCTAGAACGGTTCTATGGCGGTTTCTGCTGAACGTTTCTTCGTCTCTCTGGTCTAGAACGGTTCTATGACGGTTTCTGCTGAACGTTTCTCCGTCTCTGGTCTAGAACGGTTCTATGATGGTTTCTGCTGAACGTTTCTCATATATTCTTTGTAATATTTCTGCTGACCTGCTGATGCTCCTGGACCTCCTGGCGCTGCTGTAGCTCTTGGGAGGCGTCTTTGACCTTTTCTTGgacttctcctccttcctcctgtcCCTGATCAGGACAAAGACGACCAGAAAAGCCTGAGGAAACTGGAGGAACCGCCTCGATTCACAGTTTTAGTGAGGAAAAGACCTCAGAGGTGCAGCAGTTCACTTAAATAAAACAGCCTGACATCCAAACATTCATCTGGGATTCTGCAGCTTCAACGTTcacaatgaagaaaataaatcaggtgttttctgatgtattttatggtGGGAAAGTAAAATGAGAACAACCGCTGAGGAAGGAGCCTGTTCTTGGACTCAGAGCTCATTAGCGAACATCCAGACCTTCTTGGGATATTTCTATGGTTTTAATCTCTAATAATTATTACAGTTGGTAAAGTGGACTTTATAAACATTTTCTGTACAGGTTTAATCCTTAATATTTattagaaataatttaaatataaatacttattacaacaaaattaaaacatttgatttaaaaaaacttaaagcaattaaatgagttataatatttttttaaaagtaatagTTTTTGTAGGATTTAAATCTTAATATTTATTAAAGACAGTTACAGTTGGATTTCATATAATTTGTGTAAAGTTTTagttttcatattattttaattttatataaatAGTTTAACTATTATTTAGAAATagctttattttataaaattgtatatatttttgatggttttaATCCCTCATAATTATTATAGTTGGTAAAGTGAGATTTTATAAAATTTTCTTTTGTAAAGTTTTAATCGTTAATATTTATTAGAAATAAATTACactgaaatgaaattaatacaataatatTTCTTAcaacagaattaaaataaagacatttgattaaatgaataaaaagcaattaaatgatttagaataatttttaaaaactgtagaaTTTAAATCTTAATATTTATTACAGTCAGATAAAGTTggattttatataatttttgtaaagttgcagttttcatataaatagttttattaaattttatgttaattttttgtaaagttttgttttgttttaaataactTGGCATGATTTAATCTCTAATTATTGCTATAGTTGGTAAAGTTGGATtttaggggtttttttgtaagattttaacctttaatatttattagaaataaaaaagggaagaaactacaattaaataatatttcttacaacacaattaaaacaaaacatttgattaaacaaataaaaagtaattaaatgcTTCTGAATAATTGTAGTAAAGTTGtagtttttctatattttaatgttaataaacCTGGATCTGCTGCGACGGTTTCTGTCTCTGGAGTGAGATCTCCTCCTCCGTGGACTCTTGGACCTCCTCCGACTCCGAGAATGAGACCGACGTCGAGATCTGCTCTTGGAACGTCTGCACAgatcaacaaacacacaacaaataaataaacacataaacaatATTCCTGCTGCAGCTTTCTGACGTCACTTCCTGTCCTGAACGTTCTAAAATCTGACAACAATGAAGAATCAGAGCTGGTTCTAATTATTGACTCATCTCAGAACGTTAGaagtaaataaagacatttctaataGAATTTATTACACAGAAAAGAacagatgtgtttgtttatttattttctaggGGAATCATATAAacaatctgacatttaaaagtATTAAAGTCCTGAAATGTATTAAGtatttattggatttttaaaCAGCATCAGTCTGGATCATAACTAACTTCATGGAGGTCATGGATGGCGTCTTTGACCTTTTCTTGgacttctcctccttcctcctgtcCCTGATCAGGACAAAGACGACCAGAAAAGCCTGAGGAAACTGGAGGAACCGCCTTGATTCACAGTTTTAGTGAGGAAAAGACCTCAGAGGTGCAGCAGTTCACTTAAATAAAACAGCCTGACATTCAAACATTCATCTGGGATTCTGCAGCTTCAACATTcacaatgaagaaaataaatcaggTGTTTTCTAATCACCTTAAAATATGTTTCTATGGTTTTAATCTCTAATAATTATTACAGTTGGTAAAGTGGACTTTATAAACATTTTCTGTACAGGTTTAATCCTTAATATTTattagaaataatttaaatacaaataaaaaggaagaaattacaaataaatatttattacaacaaaattaaaacttttgatttaaaaaaaataaagcaattaaatgatttataatattttttaaaaagtaatagtTTTTGTAGGATTTAAATCTTAATATTTACTAAAGACAGTTACAGTTGGATTTCATataatttgtgcaaaattttagttttcatattattttaattttatataaatAGTTTAactattattaatttaaaaatagctttattttataaaattgtatatatttttttattacttctaACTTCATAAAAgtggaaaattaaaaacattaagaatttatctttaactgtgtttaaaataaaataaaatctgattctGCATCATAAATGCTTCATAAATCAGTGTTGGTGATAATTATTGACACATTTGTAATTTTCATAATccaaaaagacattttccaaTAACATTTcttacagaaaataatattttttaaaaataataaaatgcaacagAGGTGTcataatttcacatttaaaggaaaaaagtcctaaaaaatctgatttatgaAAGtggaaaatcattttaatgggCAGATTTTCTGACGTCTCCGTTTTACTCGTTCAGatccagtgtgtgtttttaatctgatgctgcttaaaaataataataatgttttaaatcagTGTTAATCACTgatataatcaaagaaattccccTTTAGCATTTCATGAatcatgaaaaacaaactgtcatTTAAAGGATTAAAACCCTGAAATGTAATAAACATTTGGTCGATATGATCAGAACTGGTGTTGGTTAGAAAAGAAGCACAAActgtttaatgttattttctactttcactgacatttttgtctttaaggtcctaaatgtgagtttttatttaaaatctacACAGAAATATTTGGTAGTTATAAtcaattcagacaaaaaaatgaaaaaagtgaaaatgattaGAATATAGAACATTTCAGGGCACTTTTCTGACACGAGCATTTATGTCTTTAAGGTCctaaatgtgagtttttatttaaaattttgacacataataataataaaaaaacaccagaatccATGTTGGTTCTAATCATTGATGGAATCCAGACTGACTTAAAAAATGTTCCTCTCATCGTTTAGCGTGTGGAAAATAACTCGtttaatatgtttgtttttaaattaacagcagtactatgcaaaacaacaaactggcATTGAAAtagttaaatgaataaatgaataactgTTTCACAGTTATGATCGGGACTGGTGttggttaaaaaatgtaacTAACTGGaagtggaaaataataatatctaatatttctgacagttttgtcCGTATGGTCCTTTTTCAATCTGAAAGTACATAAATTAATGCATCAGAATTAATGGAATATATActcacacaaaaaagaaatttaaacttAGCAGTtattatatggaaaataatctaatttcagcaaatttaatttaaaaaaaatagcagtgacATCATGTGAACAAAGTTGAAAGAGTTAAAGtcctgaaaataaacaaacatttggTCGTTATTGATAGAACTcagaaaataaatactgaacATGTTCACTGCGTTTTTGATGGAGAGATTTTAGTCTTTCAGGTCCTCTGTGTAACTTCTGACTGTTGATATAATCTGCTGTATTTACGTGTGCTTACCATTCCAGGTGTGCTTACCTGTTCAGGTGTgcttacctgtccaggtgtgctTACCTGTGTCGTGAGCGGGATCTGGAGCGTCGGCGTCGTGACCTCGAACGAGAGCGGGAATGTTTGCGCTTGTCGTCTTTCttatctgcaaaaataaaaataaagttttagaTTCAACAGATCATTTTAATGTTCTATaaactggttctactggtcATTATGTTCCATaaactggttctactggtcATTATGTTCCATaaactggttctactggtcATTATGTTCCATaaactggttctactggtcATTATGTTCCATaaactggttctactggtcATTATGTTCCATAAACTAGTTCTACTGGTCATTATGTTCTATGAACTGGTTCTACTGGTCATTATGTTCCATGAACTGGTTCTACTGGTCATTATGTTGCATaaactggttctactggtcATTATGTTCTATAACTGGTTGTACTGGTCATTATGTTCCATAAACTGGTTCTACCAGTCATTATGTTCTATGAACTGGTTCTACTGGTCATTATATTCCATaaactggttctactggtcATTTAGAGTCTCGTTAAGCTTCACTCACTTCCAGGTTCGATGGCTGCAGAGATCAGGGACTGAGCCTCCCTGACTCTCTTCATGGCCTCTTCGATCTCCTTGTTGGAGGCGTCGGTCTTCAGTCCTGGGTTCAGGTTCAGTCCAGCCGCCAACGGATTCAACCTGAAAGTTTCATCGATCAGTTAGAGGTTCCTCATGAGGATACTAAAGTTCACGGAAGAGTCTGAGAGTTTTAGTTTCTTACTTGGGGTCCATGGACTGCATGAGCTTCAGGAAATCTGCAGAAAGAGCCTGTAGAAGAAGTAGTCGTTATTACCTTTAGTAGATGAGTTGTAAACGTGATGTAACCATGGAGGTGTCTGAGGCTCACCTGGGGGTTCATGTTGGGTCCTGGTATTCCCATGGCAGCCATCTGCTCCATGTTGGGAGCTCCCAGACCTCCGAAAGGTGTCCCTCCCATCTGGAAGGTCAGACAAAGTCATTCAGGAGACTACATCTACAGTGTTTCCTGAACACTCTCTGCCTTTCTAGGCTTTTAGACGTCATGTCAGGTTATTTTTGGAAGCAGAAATCATCAACAGGGTGCATTATTTATGATGTTTCCACAGCTGAGCCTTCTGCTGCCAATGTGAAGTGAAGCGTGATGTTCGCTGGAGTCAGGAGGATGTCAGCAGCTCAGGTTTATACTCCTCTACATGGTAACATAACACATACATAACATTGATTCTAATCATTGACATAATACAGTGACTTACAAAACGTTCCTCTCATCGTTTATtgtgtagaaaataataatagtttaaaCCATATTTAAACTCTGGGGACATCAAGGTGTGAAGTATGAATTAGACATTCATACTGTCAACATAATCCAGGACTGATAAACGAGAAGTTTTCCTACAATGGAGTGGGAAATCTGACTaatttgtgtaaaaaataaactgacatAATTTAGTCTCCAATAATGGcacataatatttttaaaaaagtttcaaaatatATTTGTACTCTTTGGTCATCTCTGGTCTGACTTACTCAGATATTCAGATTGTTAGAAGATGTTTTTAGCTCTTTGGGGGAAATTCCGCATTTGGTTTTGTCTGAATTAAGAACTAATTTATGATGTAAATGCAGAATCCTTAGAGTTAGCATGTTGTAGGCTAATGTAGCTAACAGTAGCATTACCTACAACTATAGGAGGATCCTTAGAGTTCACGCTGTAGGTTaatgtagctaacattagcattggCTACTACACGAGTGCAGTTTGTAAGTGAGTGAAGCAGTCCTGAAgggtttttaacagaatctacATCATCTGCTCTACAATAGAGTATCGTCAGCGTAAAGACGAACATTACGAACATCAACGTCAGTGATGCAAAGAGTGAACAGCAAAGAGCCAACGGCTAAACCCTGTCCTCCTCCTTTAGTAACCATCACAAACTCAGATCTTTtgaataaaccaaaacaaatatATGAATGAAGGTTGGACTCACAGAAGCCAGAGGATTGGGTGTTGGAAGGAGGCCTCCCCCAGGCATCATTCCTGCCACAGCATTGGCTGGAGCCAGCAGCGACATAGCTTTAGATTCATCAGGAATGACTCCTGgagaaaaacaaccacatgTCAGCGCACACTCAGAGAAAACGGCGACAACACTCAGACAAGACTTGCAGACAAGCCACCTCAGTCTAACTGCTCTGTagtcaaaataaaaatagaaaaaaatccactttttttgtcttgtctgtaaATCTTGATccctgacttttttttgttgttgttgttgtgaaagTATGATTGTAGGATTAGCAGCTATGAGTTTAAAAGTCACAATACACACTGTGGTCAACACTGCCAAGATTTGATCACCTGTACTTGTTTTTTAAGTCATGAACCAAACGTAAGCAAGCACAGCCAGTTGTCCCGCGGGATGTGCTCTCAACTTTCATTAGATGTTTTATGAACAAGCGACTCGTGCCGGCTGCTTCGCTATaaagcacacaaaaacattGAGATACAGAAAACAAAGTTCATGATTTGGGAGTAGACACAAGGGAACATTTCAACATCACTTACCataaccattacagaaacagaaaaggcTCAGTCACTTTGATTTTTTACCTTTTCTGGCCTTTTGTCGGTGGTTTATTTCTACAATCCACCATAAAAAAGGCACCAGATAAAGTTCTaatcacaaaaaacactaaacaatCTCAAACATAATCTGAACTAAACAGTTTCACTTCGTTTCCACATAGTTTTGTCTCATGGTCATTAATCCATATCATATTTGCAATGCACCCCCTGGTGGTCGACGTGAGGAAATGCATTAGAGTATAGCTAATGAGGAGCTAATCAGGTTCTACAGAGCATTACTCCCACTAAAACAGGATCATTAATAAATGGAGAGAATAAGTGAGGAGGGTGGAGAAAGTTTGGTGAAATCTTTAGTTCCAGGACGTATAAAGATTTACAGaatgtgttttctgtatgttaCACAGCTAGCATGAGCTAAACTGCCTAAACTAGTTTCTTTACACATTTaataccgttcaaaagcttggggtcacttagaaaagtccttattttttaaagaaaaaagacgGATAGgtgtagctaatgctaacatcagTATACAGCATGCTAACTGTAAATATCCTCCTATAGTTGTAGTTAATGTTAACATTAGCCTATAACATGCTAACTCTAAGGATTTTCCTATCGttgtagctaatgctaatgttagctacagcATGCTAACTATAAGGATTTTTCATATAGttgtagctaatgctaacattagcctacAGCATGGTAACTCTAAGGATTCTTCTATAGTtttagctaatgctaacattagcctaaCCCATGCTAACTCTAGGGATTTTTCTATAAttgtagctaatgctaacattagcctacAACATGCTGACTTTAAGGATTCTCCTATAGTtgcagctaatgctaacattagcctacAGCATGCTAACTCTAAGGATCGTCCTATAGTTGTAGCTAATGCTACATAACGAGTCACTGAGGATCTTCACaactttcagtttcagttgattcgtatacaaacacaaaactgtgtGGAAACGAGGCGTTAATAGCCTACTGCCAGCAAAATTCacgattaaaagaaaaataaaaatcacaaaaaatctgCCCAAAGCTGAAGAGAACCAAACAGTAAAAACTCAAAAGGGAGATGATCATCCATGGCTGTGCAATCTGAAAACAGGCTAATTTTAAACCtgacatttgaacattttaaaggaggtagagagataaagagagagcacgcacgcgcacacacacacacacacacacacacacacacacacacatccacacaacaGAAAGGACACTTGAGAAACAGGATAAGGCTGCAGAAGACAAAACTGTTGGTGGTATTTCAGCAGGGCTGGTATATAGGGCTGGCTGAACCAGGAAAAAGAActgtaaaacacaacaacaaaaagaaacaccacTGTTAAACTGAGATTCACTCCATCAGAGTCATGTGTGGAGAGGttgaaaaagcatttattttctgtttttactgcaaCATCAAGCAGAAGCCTTAAAGCTACATTTACTTCTGGTGTTGTTAGTGAGGATTTGGGAATGCAgaatgaaaattttaaaaaaacgagGCTTTGGCACATGAAGCAGGAATAAACGCCAAAGCCTCGTCAGATCAGAATTAACTTCCACAACAGCAGCTGACTGCAGACCATCTTCACACCTTCAGCTAGTCTAACATGCACAGCTGATTAGTTGGTCTATCTGCATGCTGTGCTGCTGTAGGGATGCCCCGAACATCTGCTTCAGTCCCAGTCTGAGCCCTCCAACATCTGGAATCTACAAACACCACGTCTGATCCAGGTTTTATATTTTCAGACCCGGTTTGGTTGAGTTTGCTCAGCAGATTGAGCAAATTATTCAAAaagttgattttgtttttcagcgTTCTTTGCCTCAAATCGTTCAGATCAAGTGTTCAGGCCTGAGATACGTCATATTAATACATTTCCTGTTAAACTAAGTAAAAATACTAGTACAAACAacctatttatttatgtataatcAATGTAACCCTGTAAacccaaatatttaaaaaaaagagctttatatatatatatatacacacacacacacacacatatatagacacaaaaaaacgtaaaactgatgtatttttgcaaatacagaaaaaatctaaatctaaatatagaaaaaaattgcaaaaaagatATATaagaaaaattataaaaaaacaaaactgatatatttttgcaaatacagaaaaaaatctcaacaagaaatatagaaaaaaaaattggaaaaatatatataataaaaaaataaaactcaagttgtatttttgcaaatgtagaaaatatcaaaatacaaacatacaaaatacagggaaaaatgagcaaaaaattacatatataataaaataaaaagaaataaaactgatgtattttcacaaatacagaaaaaatctaatctaaatatagaaaaaatttgcaagaaatacatatacaaaatttaaataataaaactaatgtATTTTcgcaaatgaacaaaaaatctaaatttagaaaagaaattatatatatatatatatatatatatatatatatatatatatatatatatatatatatatatatatatatatatatatatatataaaaaacctAAATctagaaaacaggaaaaaaaatttgcaaaaaaattacatatatacatatatatctacatatatgcatatatataaaataaaaataataaaaagaaataaaactgatgatgtatttttgtgggttttagGGGGTTAAGACAAATTCAGCTCAACACTTTTCCAATCAGAGGTGATTTTTTTCCGTCTTATTGATGCCGTTAGTGTGAAAATCAGAAATTCGAACTCACTGACTGCAGCTCAGGAGGTTCAAATATAAACGCTGGATCAGAAACGTTTCGAGCTTTGACTGTTTAAACAATTCATCCTCCGTGTTTTCGGGGCATCCCTAGTCCGGTGCATGCCTACTAATCGACATAAATATGAAAATCCTTCAACATGTGCGACCTCAGATCTCCCCCACCCACTCATTTGGCTTTAAAGAGCTGTGCggctaattattttattattttaaagatgccttgaacagagaaaaataaagagttAATGTTTTACTGCAGAACAAGAGAGAGAAGGGGCTGGCCAGCCTGGTGCCATTATTTTGTCTAATCTCCTGATGCAGCAGAGGACCACTTTCAGCCAGGAAGGGGCTCTCTGCAAATGACTTGTCCACTATGAAAACCACAACACAAA encodes the following:
- the srsf11 gene encoding serine/arginine-rich splicing factor 11 isoform X3 is translated as MSLLAPANAVAGMMPGGGLLPTPNPLASMGGTPFGGLGAPNMEQMAAMGIPGPNMNPQALSADFLKLMQSMDPKLNPLAAGLNLNPGLKTDASNKEIEEAMKRVREAQSLISAAIEPGNKKDDKRKHSRSRSRSRRRRSRSRSRHRRSKSRSRRRSHSRSRRRSKSPRRRRSHSRDRNRRSRSRDRRKEEKSKKRSKTPPKSYSSARRSRSISRRHRRSRSASRSPRRRLSRSPSLRRHKKEKKKEKEREKERERDRREDRDRSRDERERSSSKKKKSKDKERERDRKSDSEKGDVKVSQVTRDYDEEEQGYDSEKEGEEEDDERKSDSDSASSPKGPEDLERAENPKKSKVNGDDHHQEDMEMSD